In Stigmatopora argus isolate UIUO_Sarg chromosome 17, RoL_Sarg_1.0, whole genome shotgun sequence, the following are encoded in one genomic region:
- the phldb2b gene encoding pleckstrin homology-like domain family B member 2 isoform X3 yields MKSMLPQKSAVSALAYNTDYLKFSSDYGHAVVGGTSSTRGMRSASELRDLMDTLQRKKKALENSLRANGNTTNPSYFSVTQSPPATPINSISSAYQEQARRFYGRERPPMSLKSVSPASPSWRSDHSSLQSRSSISRNQDNFGTNESRRLNNTDSSLLLSTWNGKGSYSSVTHGDSSLLSHPSSLSNSQLNSGAVSMPSSPRLGRRSYGNQEPVPSSRTRKYSTGSLNGMTGSGHSRSLPRLCPSPSPRDNNNGLLTLSTPHSQRSDSCKFNKDNYYNNNSVNTNVDLNHNSSNSNQLGRNQIHNTTKGEGVVSISLSALKVPSCNGITTPTSSPPDVTIPCKTGGSSSPRVAKKLSLTSTSSVGSIISAITTSPSEKELSKPWVDQEPTNTLGFGRSERRASFGKAGVIPPGGSRERRGSISSLSGKEELSDYHHHQKEKRLREQEVERLERQRLETILSLCSKLDQDDGGSDKNPASAVADLQKINQELQKLQLNENDDDDTLSVFSSSSRGNGPITENGYYDTDIPARQKGSSTTRDSRAESPAVSLHGFASYSLPYPQRAHDAGVHCFGQEALPAEEEMRRVEGERIRVLNNMEGLEQKIKELDNQMEESAREVEVEQALVEAEQASELAAIQQEKKALDALHNKITDMETKSQHEKEKACELLQAEKGRVESLAQIVYEQRSQLDSCPEATKEPLQEQLARDCEILETETKRFEDLEFQQLERESRQDEETEIHTQQLLREIADYQRSSVTRKERLLTLKKQSEEITQQAEREKESFWKERCNLEEMLQREKVNLAPLDQKYADLSGGQTYTLREHYRLVDERKRFDKDVGPHLSDTLPKKRIASTMMPQFSSATLGRSFPVKAHAPLVQSTSCGSILPRIFSLSSRETESRGLQKGHPTSRASSQTNVYLNAYEYRDNQAFDTMSVGSTDSIDTSISACSPDNISSASTSNVAKLEEMERLLKEAQAEKNRLLEHKEQEMEFRKHALDEEKKRRVELERMLQEETSRRQKLIDHEVKLREKQRLQSRPLTRYLPVRKDDFDLRAHIESAGHSADTCFHLSISEKTCRGYLIKMGGKIKTWKKRWFVFDRNRRTLSYYSDKHEAKLKGVIYFQAIEEVYYDHLKNAHKSPNPSLTFSVKTHDRVYYMVAPSPEAMRIWMDVIVTGAEGYTQFML; encoded by the exons ACTACCTGAAGTTTAGCAGCGACTATGGCCATGCTGTGGTCGGGGGAACCAGCAGCACACGGGGCATGCGTTCAGCCTCTGAGCTCCGGGATTTAATGGACACCCTACAGCGCAAGAAAAAAGCTTTGGAAAACAGCCTGAGAGCCAATGGGAATACTACCAATCCATCGTACTTCAGTGTGACACAG TCTCCTCCTGCCACACCCATCAACTCTATTTCCTCAGCCTATCAGGAACAGGCACGACGCTTTTATGGCAGAGAGCGTCCCCCTATGTCATTGAAATCCGTTTCCCCTGCGTCTCCATCTTGGCGTTCAGATCATTCCTCTCTGCAGTCACGTTCTTCAATCAGTCGAAACCAGGACAACTTTGGCACCAATGAGAGCCGACGTCTCAATAACACAGACTCTTCTTTATTATTGTCAACATGGAACGGCAAAGGCTCATACTCCTCTGTAACACATGGTGATAGCTCCCTCCTCTCTCATCCTTCTTCCTTATCCAACTCTCAATTGAACAGTGGCGCTGTAAGTATGCCTTCAAGCCCCCGTCTTGGACGACGTAGTTATGGCAACCAAGAACCTGTACCAAGCAGTCGAACAAGGAAATACTCCACTGGTTCTCTGAATGGGATGACAGGAAGTGGGCACAGCCGATCGCTGCCTCGCCTGTGCCCCTCCCCGTCTCCTCGAGACAATAACAATGGCCTTCTGACATTGTCAACTCCTCACTCGCAACGCTCTGATAGTTGCAAATTTAACAAGGACaattactacaacaacaacagtgTAAACACCAATGTAGACCTCAACCACAATTCTAGTAACTCCAACCAACTTGGCCGGAATCAAATCCATAACACAACAAAAGGAGAGGGTGTCGTTTCCATCTCACTTTCCGCCCTTAAGGTGCCCTCCTGCAATGGCATTACTACTCCCACATCATCCCCACCTGACGTTACAATTCCATGCAAAACGGGAGGGTCCTCTTCCCCTCGAGTTGCCAAGAAACTCAGCCTCACTTCTACAAGCTCAGTGGGCTCCATCATATCGGCAATTACTACCAGCCCCTCTGAAAAAGAGCTGTCAAAACCATGGGTAGACCAGGAACCTACAAATACCCTGGGCTTTGGACGCAGTGAGAGGAGGGCATCATTTGGAAAAGCAGGAGTCATCCCACCAGGTGGCTCTAGGGAAAGACGGGGGAGTATAAGCTCACTGAGTGGGAAGGAGGAGCTAAGTGACTACCACCATCATCAAAAAGAGAAGCGTCTCCGTGAGCAGGAGGTGGAGAGATTG GAAAGACAGCGTCTCGAAACCATCCTGTCCCTCTGCTCAAAGCTGGACCAGGATGATGGTGGCTCAGATAAAAATCCAGCATCTGCAGTGGCAGACCTCCAAAAGATCAACCAGGAGCTTCAGAAGCTTCAGCTGAATGAGAACGACGATGATGACACACTCTCGGTTTTCTCTAGCAGCTCAAGAGGGAACGGACCTATCACAGAGAATGGGTACTACGATACCGATATACCGGCACGACAGAAGGGCAGCAGTACTACTCGAGACAGCAGGGCAGAATCCCCTGCTGTCAGTCTGCATGGCTTTGCTTCATATTCCTTGCCATATCCACAGAGG GCACACGATGCTGGAGTACACTGCTTCGGGCAGGAAGCCCTACCCGCAGAGGAGGAAATGAGGCGAGTAGAGGGCGAAAGGATTAGGGTCCTAAACAACATGGAGGGGCTGGAGCAAAAAATTAAAGAGCTGGACAACCAGATGGAGGAATCTGCCCGAGAG GTGGAGGTAGAACAAGCTCTTGTTGAGGCAGAGCAAGCTTCTGAGTTAGCTGCAAtccaacaggaaaaaaaggctcTTGATGCACTTCACAACAAGATAACTGACATGGAGACCAAATCACAGCATGAAAAAGAAAAG GCGTGTGAGTTGCTACAGGCAGAAAAGGGCAGAGTAGAGAGTTTGGCTCAGATTGTGTATGAGCAGCGCTCTCAGCTGGACAGCTGCCCTGAGGCCACCAAGGAGCCCCTGCAGGAGCAGCTAGCCAGG gACTGTGAGATACTTGAGACAGAAACAAAGCGCTTCGAAGACCTGGAGTTCCAGCAGCTGGAGCGCGAGAGCAGACAGGATGAGGAAACAGAGATCCACACACAACAGCTTCTCCGAGAGATTGCAGACTATCAGCGGAGCAGTGTGACCCGCAAG GAACGACTATTGACTCTCAAGAAGCAGAGTGAAGAAATTACCCAGCAGGCtgagcgagagaaagagagcttTTGGAAGGAGAGGTGCAACCTTGAAGAGATGCTACAGAGG GAGAAAGTGAACCTTGCTCCTCTTGATCAAAAATATGCCGATCTTAGTGGTGGCCAAACCTACACATTGAGGGAG CATTACCGGTTGGTGGATGAGAGGAAGCGATTTGACAAAGATGTTGGACCCCATCTTAGTGACACGTTACCCAAAAAGAGAATAGCATCCACCATGATGCCCCAGTTCTCAAGTGCAACACTTGGACGCAGTTTCCCAGTTAAG GCCCACGCACCTTTAGTCCAGAGCACAAGCTGTGGCAGCATTCTTCCCAGAATTTTCTCCTTATCTAGCAGAGAAACAGAAAGCAGAGGTCTGCAAAAAG gtcACCCAACCTCTCGGGCATCATCCCAGACAAACGTCTACCTCAATGCTTATGAGTACCGGGACAACCAGGCCTTTGACACAATGAGTGTGGGTAGCACTGACTCCATTGACACCAGCATCTCGGCATGCTCTCCTGACAACATTTCTAG TGCAAGCACTTCCAATGTGGCTAAACTGGAGGAGATGGAACGTCTGCTGAAAGAAGCACAGGCAGAAAAAAACCGTCTCCTTGAGCATAAG GAACAAGAGATGGAATTTCGCAAGCATGCActggatgaggaaaaaaagaggcggGTGGAACTAGAGAGGATGCTTCAGGAGGAGACCAGCAGGCGGCAAAAACTTATCGATCATGAAGTGAAGTTACGAGAAAAACAGCGACTACAG TCTCGACCACTTACACGGTACCTACCAGTGCGGAAGGACGACTTTGACCTGCGGGCTCACATTGAGTCGGCAGGTCACAGCGCAGACACGTGCTTTCACTTGTCCATCTCTGAAAAGACATGCAGAGGCTACCTTATCAAGATGGGAGGAAAGATAAAGACCTGGAAAAAGCGCTGGTTTGTTTTTGATCGCAATCGACGTACACTCTCCTACTACtcag ACAAGCATGAAGCCAAGCTGAAAGGTGTGATCTACTTTCAAGCAATAGAAGAGGTGTACTATGACCACCTTAAGAATGCACATAAG AGCCCCAACCCGTCCCTTACTTTCAGCGTCAAAACTCACGACAGGGTCTACTACATGGTGGCCCCTTCACCTGAAGCCATGAGGATCTGGATGGATGTGATTGTTACAGGCGCTGAAGGATACACACAATTCATGTTGTAG